A single window of Usitatibacter rugosus DNA harbors:
- a CDS encoding helix-turn-helix transcriptional regulator — protein MDGSHIPVMTRRVLYDAGGLRVGQVAARPVSPGCMDVEAPGANVLAFPLRGVFARHPSPRRELVATANHVVAFPADQPYRVSFPGGIGDDVLVLQWSSEALVTKLPRAEERFLAMAASNDLLEPGQMVRRSVLHRRLARGEGDPLEIEGLCAELLRSCLRIGEAQPPGPRRIESVKEAVALAPDRKWTLSDLAEIARMSPYHLAHVFRQEVGMPVYAYVLRLRLAQALSAVVDSDTDITTIALDAGFASHSHFTLHFRTLFGVTPAALRRGVGSRPAELRKIVTAR, from the coding sequence ATGGACGGATCCCACATCCCGGTGATGACGCGTCGTGTTCTTTACGACGCGGGCGGCCTTCGCGTCGGCCAGGTGGCGGCGCGCCCCGTGTCGCCCGGCTGCATGGACGTCGAGGCCCCCGGCGCCAACGTCCTCGCCTTTCCGCTGAGGGGCGTCTTCGCCCGCCACCCGTCGCCGCGGCGCGAGCTCGTCGCCACCGCGAATCACGTCGTCGCATTTCCGGCCGACCAGCCGTATCGCGTGAGCTTTCCCGGCGGCATCGGCGACGACGTCCTCGTGCTGCAATGGTCGAGCGAAGCGCTCGTGACGAAGCTGCCCCGCGCCGAGGAGCGCTTCCTCGCCATGGCCGCCTCCAACGACCTCCTCGAGCCCGGCCAGATGGTCCGCCGGAGCGTGCTGCACCGCCGCCTCGCGCGCGGCGAAGGCGACCCGCTGGAGATCGAGGGCCTGTGCGCGGAGTTGCTGCGCTCGTGCCTTCGCATCGGCGAAGCGCAGCCCCCCGGCCCGCGCCGCATCGAGAGCGTGAAGGAAGCGGTGGCGCTCGCACCCGACCGCAAATGGACGCTGTCCGATCTTGCGGAAATCGCGCGCATGTCGCCCTACCATCTCGCCCATGTGTTCCGCCAGGAAGTGGGCATGCCGGTCTATGCGTACGTCCTTCGCCTGCGCCTCGCGCAGGCGCTCTCGGCGGTCGTGGACTCCGACACCGACATCACCACCATCGCCCTCGACGCGGGCTTCGCCAGCCACAGCCACTTCACCCTGCACTTCCGCACGCTCTTCGGCGTGACGCCCGCGGCGCTGCGCCGCGGCGTCGGCTCCCGGCCCGCCGAGCTTCGCAAGATCGTGACAGCGCGCTAG
- a CDS encoding Hpt domain-containing protein — protein MAAIPVTSFDLGPLTWVKTEIDHSLNQARENLDKLTANPADRAPVKYILTHLHQATGALAMVGLGAATRFNEELEKLVAYLEGEDAGRIGGTVGVAKKGISALSSYLDSLLAGDPDRPMTLLAAYLELNRARGGADANEGDLFYPNLSLELPPVEPAQAVLDDAVLAKALSHQRSQYQQGLLKVLKGGDISDALRQMHGAVVAIESLQATTNTRPFWTAAAAFFDALVFGGLEPGASAKPLYAKVDQQIKQMIEGSAKVPERLFRDLLLSVGRARPVTDRVALAHDAYHLPQLMTTPEAPHGDSGDEELAGLLREMRDLTAQQKDTWLKYTSGNRAALEPFGKQSLALAEKAQRLPNRDIQLVLVRLTDVAPTLKAKAIPPSEAQALEVATAMLFIEASLENYFKLGTDFARQSKTVTERLRIAMAGDVLPPMDALEGGLLDEMTRRAQERLLIFQVGQEVQVNLQNIEQALDAFFRDAAKRPELKGLPGLFAQVQGALMIMELHDAAGLNAAVMARVQQFAEGSADGVGEAAEMVADGLSALGLYINALQQGAANPREVLMPALIRYGLAEAPAKKADTVIRRTATVSPGDLDVQKQKVAALYEDWQEAPKAEKEETKERLEQAVGDLKRDAAVMSESTLAIKADAVLAAIQGSEGAQQTGVFQAIQGVAPDKAPADPTPQMVQLVDAPGAEIDKELLEIFLEEASEVVATIYGNLMVCRDVPHDREALTTIRRGFHTLKGSGRMVGLTDLGEVAWQCEQVLNKWLKEERPATPGLLSFIDLAQDSFGGWIGVLKSGAPSNIDGSELAHRAEQLKSGEEPESAPAVFESLPEVEPASTATAEAAAAPSFEEPAPVAAEAPAPAESVPALDFASLDLTPAPSAADAAPPAVEITKEEALAFSFDDILAPAAEAPPAATEPAEEERIEETTEESDVVIGSIVLSPAFFAIYIGECEEHIATLEREMSAIEADPVTPVSHDFMRAAHTLTSSSRTTSFDLIADVASALEKWLSDAIDFPPEFDAHRLAATRRAVDALTAMVHSVRGRAEPFPRDDVIVELTALREGLKESRKTGEGTHIKMPGVVREALEARQEALASAEPPAEPVEEPIALFEEPVAEPPAPEPVVEAAPPEPVFEAPAETFQPPAPVEAPPTQVETKPFSFEPPAPEPEKPVVVPPPGPIEHARAAAAEAPAAAPAPVAEPAEAQFEAGKDQRKIKDDVDLDLLPIFLDEAKEIIPLVSESVRHWKGAPSDHAPVADLHRHLHTLKGSARMAGLMRLGELAHVLETRVITMEGDPSPTVRQFDELEERVDRFSVALERLARGEDLEGIEPVEVPVSAVFEQQRDKPGAIAVMAAAAQEVREQAALPPELREARVALLRVNAEMIDRFVNEAGELSIARSRIEGEMTAFKRALIDLTDNVSRMRAQLREIEIASETQMQSAIKLKEEHGEHFDPLELDRFSRMQELTRFLAESLGDVITLQQSLQKNLDETELAIHQQARLNRELQQGLMGVRLVPLANLQDRFYRVVRQTAKELNKKANLELKGSRVELDRSVLEKITGPFEHLLRNAVGHGLEMPEERVKRGKPEIGELLIDAAQRGNEVVLTVSDDGAGLNYKRIREKAIEAGLLAPDVDLPDSQLAQFIFMAGFSTASEVTQIAGRGVGMDVVRNEITSLGGRVEISSTPGRGTAFTISLPLTLAVTQAVMLRAGTTIYAVPSVMIEQVQEYKAAPYAEVIGAGEVRWKDNTYALRSLLPLLGEIDTPTPARQIPVLLLKSGVQRAAIRVDEIIGNREVVVKTIGPQLSRLAGIAGATVLGNGQVVLILNPVQLVHREMAAGTISVVAAPAQEALVVDQRSGSALVMVVDDSLTVRKITGRMLAREGYEFITAKDGVDALQQLQDVKPDCILLDVEMPRMDGFEFARNVRADAETKHIPIIMITSRTADKHRNHALEIGVNEYMGKPYQEDQLLALIKRYTEESAFA, from the coding sequence ATGGCGGCGATCCCCGTGACCAGCTTCGATCTTGGCCCCCTCACCTGGGTCAAGACCGAGATCGACCATTCGCTGAACCAGGCGCGCGAGAACCTCGACAAGCTGACGGCGAATCCGGCCGACCGCGCGCCGGTGAAGTACATCCTCACGCACCTGCACCAGGCCACGGGCGCGCTCGCGATGGTGGGCCTCGGCGCGGCCACGCGCTTCAACGAAGAGCTGGAGAAGCTCGTCGCGTACCTCGAGGGCGAGGACGCGGGGCGCATCGGCGGCACGGTCGGCGTCGCGAAGAAGGGCATCTCCGCGCTCTCGTCGTACCTCGACTCGCTGCTGGCCGGGGATCCCGACCGGCCGATGACGTTGCTTGCCGCGTACCTCGAGTTGAATCGCGCGCGCGGCGGAGCCGATGCGAACGAGGGCGACCTCTTCTACCCGAACCTGTCGCTCGAGCTTCCGCCCGTCGAGCCGGCGCAAGCGGTGCTCGATGACGCGGTGCTCGCCAAGGCCCTGTCGCACCAGCGCTCGCAATACCAGCAGGGCCTGCTGAAGGTCCTGAAGGGCGGCGACATCTCGGATGCGCTGCGCCAGATGCACGGCGCGGTCGTCGCGATCGAGTCGCTGCAGGCCACGACCAACACGCGCCCGTTCTGGACCGCCGCCGCCGCGTTCTTCGACGCGCTCGTCTTCGGCGGCCTCGAGCCCGGCGCCTCAGCCAAGCCGCTCTACGCGAAGGTCGACCAGCAGATCAAGCAGATGATCGAGGGTTCGGCGAAGGTGCCCGAGCGCCTGTTCCGCGACCTGCTGCTCTCCGTCGGCCGCGCGCGTCCCGTGACCGACCGCGTCGCGCTCGCGCACGACGCCTATCACCTCCCGCAGCTCATGACGACTCCCGAAGCGCCGCACGGCGACTCCGGCGACGAGGAGCTGGCGGGCCTGCTGCGCGAGATGCGCGACCTCACGGCGCAGCAGAAGGACACCTGGCTCAAGTACACCTCGGGCAACCGCGCCGCGCTGGAGCCCTTCGGCAAGCAGTCGCTGGCCCTCGCCGAGAAGGCGCAGCGCCTGCCGAACCGCGACATCCAGCTCGTGCTCGTGCGCCTCACCGACGTGGCGCCCACGCTGAAGGCGAAGGCGATCCCGCCGTCGGAAGCGCAGGCCCTCGAGGTCGCGACCGCGATGCTGTTCATCGAGGCCTCGCTCGAGAACTACTTCAAGCTCGGCACCGATTTCGCGCGCCAGTCGAAGACCGTCACCGAACGCCTGCGCATCGCCATGGCCGGCGACGTGCTCCCGCCGATGGACGCGCTCGAAGGCGGCCTCCTCGACGAGATGACGCGCCGCGCCCAGGAGCGCCTGCTCATCTTCCAGGTGGGCCAGGAAGTGCAGGTGAACCTGCAGAACATCGAGCAGGCGCTCGACGCCTTCTTCCGCGACGCCGCCAAGCGCCCCGAGCTGAAGGGCCTGCCGGGCCTCTTCGCGCAGGTGCAGGGCGCGCTGATGATCATGGAGCTGCACGACGCCGCGGGGCTCAACGCCGCCGTGATGGCGCGCGTGCAGCAGTTCGCCGAGGGCTCCGCCGACGGCGTGGGCGAGGCGGCAGAGATGGTCGCCGACGGCCTTTCCGCGCTCGGCCTCTACATCAACGCGCTGCAGCAGGGCGCCGCGAACCCGCGCGAGGTGCTCATGCCCGCGCTGATCCGCTACGGCCTCGCCGAGGCTCCGGCCAAGAAGGCCGACACCGTCATCCGCCGCACCGCGACCGTCTCGCCGGGCGACCTGGACGTGCAGAAGCAGAAGGTCGCCGCGCTCTACGAGGATTGGCAGGAAGCGCCGAAGGCCGAGAAGGAAGAAACGAAGGAACGCCTCGAGCAGGCGGTCGGCGATCTCAAGCGCGACGCCGCCGTGATGTCCGAGTCGACGCTCGCGATCAAGGCCGACGCCGTGCTCGCCGCCATCCAGGGCAGCGAGGGCGCGCAGCAGACCGGCGTCTTCCAGGCGATCCAGGGCGTGGCCCCCGACAAGGCGCCCGCCGATCCCACGCCGCAGATGGTGCAGCTGGTCGACGCGCCCGGCGCCGAGATCGACAAGGAGTTGCTCGAGATCTTCCTCGAGGAAGCCAGCGAGGTCGTCGCGACCATCTACGGCAACCTCATGGTGTGCCGCGACGTGCCGCACGACCGCGAGGCGCTCACGACGATCCGCCGCGGGTTCCACACGCTGAAGGGCTCCGGCCGCATGGTGGGCCTCACGGATCTCGGCGAAGTCGCGTGGCAATGCGAGCAGGTCCTGAACAAATGGCTGAAGGAAGAAAGGCCCGCCACGCCGGGGCTGCTTTCCTTCATCGACCTCGCGCAGGATTCCTTCGGCGGCTGGATCGGCGTGCTGAAGAGCGGCGCCCCGTCCAACATCGACGGCAGCGAGCTCGCCCACCGGGCCGAGCAGCTGAAGAGCGGCGAGGAGCCGGAATCCGCACCCGCCGTGTTCGAGTCGCTGCCCGAGGTGGAACCCGCCTCGACGGCAACCGCCGAGGCCGCGGCTGCGCCGTCGTTCGAAGAGCCCGCGCCGGTGGCCGCGGAAGCACCCGCTCCGGCCGAATCGGTGCCCGCGCTCGATTTCGCCTCCCTCGATCTCACTCCCGCACCGTCCGCGGCCGATGCCGCGCCGCCCGCGGTGGAGATCACGAAGGAAGAGGCCCTCGCCTTCTCGTTCGACGACATCCTCGCCCCGGCAGCGGAAGCCCCGCCGGCCGCGACCGAGCCTGCCGAAGAAGAGCGCATCGAGGAGACCACCGAGGAATCCGACGTCGTCATCGGCTCGATCGTGCTGTCGCCGGCGTTCTTCGCGATCTACATCGGCGAATGCGAGGAGCACATCGCGACGCTCGAGCGCGAGATGTCCGCCATCGAGGCCGACCCGGTGACGCCGGTGAGCCACGACTTCATGCGCGCCGCGCACACGCTCACCAGCAGCTCGCGCACCACCAGCTTCGACCTCATCGCCGACGTCGCCTCCGCGCTCGAGAAGTGGCTGTCGGACGCGATCGATTTCCCGCCCGAGTTCGACGCCCACCGCCTCGCCGCCACGCGCCGCGCCGTCGATGCGCTGACCGCGATGGTCCACTCGGTGCGCGGCCGTGCGGAGCCCTTCCCGCGCGACGACGTGATCGTCGAGCTCACCGCGCTTCGCGAAGGCCTCAAGGAATCGCGCAAGACCGGCGAGGGCACGCACATCAAGATGCCGGGTGTCGTGCGCGAAGCGCTCGAAGCCCGCCAGGAAGCGCTCGCGTCCGCCGAGCCGCCCGCCGAGCCGGTCGAGGAACCCATCGCGCTCTTCGAAGAGCCCGTGGCCGAACCGCCGGCTCCCGAGCCCGTTGTCGAGGCCGCGCCGCCCGAGCCGGTGTTCGAGGCTCCGGCCGAGACCTTCCAGCCGCCCGCGCCGGTCGAAGCACCGCCCACGCAGGTCGAGACGAAGCCGTTCTCTTTCGAGCCGCCGGCTCCCGAGCCCGAGAAGCCGGTCGTCGTTCCGCCCCCGGGTCCGATCGAGCATGCCCGAGCCGCGGCCGCCGAAGCGCCCGCCGCCGCACCCGCGCCCGTGGCAGAACCCGCCGAGGCCCAGTTCGAGGCCGGCAAGGACCAACGCAAGATCAAGGACGACGTCGACCTCGACCTGCTGCCCATCTTCCTGGACGAGGCGAAGGAGATCATCCCGCTCGTCTCCGAAAGCGTGCGGCACTGGAAGGGCGCCCCGTCGGACCACGCGCCTGTCGCCGACCTGCATCGCCACCTGCACACGCTGAAGGGCAGCGCGCGCATGGCGGGCCTCATGCGCCTGGGCGAGCTGGCCCACGTGCTCGAGACGCGCGTGATCACGATGGAGGGCGATCCGTCGCCCACCGTGCGCCAGTTCGACGAGCTCGAGGAAAGGGTGGACCGCTTCTCGGTCGCGCTGGAGCGCCTGGCGCGCGGCGAGGACCTGGAAGGCATCGAGCCGGTCGAGGTTCCCGTCTCCGCCGTGTTCGAGCAGCAGAGGGACAAGCCAGGCGCGATCGCCGTCATGGCCGCCGCCGCGCAGGAAGTGCGCGAGCAAGCCGCGCTGCCGCCGGAGCTTCGCGAGGCCCGCGTCGCGCTGTTGCGCGTCAACGCGGAGATGATCGACCGCTTCGTGAACGAGGCGGGCGAGCTGTCCATCGCGCGCTCGCGCATCGAGGGCGAGATGACGGCGTTCAAGCGCGCGTTGATCGACCTCACCGACAACGTCTCGCGCATGCGCGCCCAGCTGCGCGAGATCGAGATCGCCTCCGAGACGCAGATGCAGAGCGCGATCAAGCTGAAGGAAGAGCACGGCGAGCATTTCGACCCGCTCGAGCTCGACCGCTTCTCGCGCATGCAGGAGCTCACGCGCTTCCTGGCCGAGAGCCTGGGCGACGTGATCACCCTGCAGCAGTCGCTGCAGAAGAACCTGGACGAAACCGAGCTCGCCATCCACCAGCAGGCGCGCCTGAACCGCGAGCTGCAGCAGGGCTTGATGGGTGTGCGCCTCGTGCCGTTGGCGAACCTGCAAGACCGCTTCTATCGCGTCGTCCGCCAGACGGCGAAGGAACTGAACAAGAAGGCCAACCTCGAGCTGAAAGGCTCGCGCGTGGAGCTCGACCGCTCGGTGCTGGAGAAGATCACCGGCCCCTTCGAGCACCTGCTGCGAAACGCCGTGGGCCACGGCCTCGAGATGCCGGAAGAGCGCGTGAAGCGCGGCAAGCCCGAGATCGGCGAGCTGCTGATCGACGCGGCCCAGCGCGGCAACGAGGTGGTGCTCACCGTTTCCGACGACGGCGCCGGCCTCAACTACAAGCGCATCCGCGAGAAGGCCATCGAGGCAGGGCTGCTCGCGCCGGACGTGGACCTCCCGGACTCGCAGCTTGCCCAGTTCATCTTCATGGCGGGCTTCTCCACCGCGAGCGAGGTCACGCAGATCGCGGGCCGCGGCGTCGGCATGGACGTGGTGCGAAACGAGATCACCTCGCTGGGCGGCCGCGTCGAGATCTCGAGCACGCCCGGCCGCGGCACGGCGTTCACGATCTCGCTCCCCCTCACGCTCGCCGTGACGCAGGCGGTGATGCTGCGCGCGGGCACGACCATCTACGCCGTCCCCTCGGTGATGATCGAGCAGGTGCAGGAATACAAGGCGGCGCCGTACGCGGAAGTGATCGGCGCCGGCGAGGTCCGCTGGAAGGACAACACGTACGCGCTGCGCTCGCTGCTGCCGCTGCTGGGCGAGATCGACACGCCCACGCCCGCGCGCCAGATCCCGGTGCTGCTGCTGAAGAGCGGCGTGCAGCGCGCGGCGATCCGCGTCGACGAGATCATCGGCAACCGCGAGGTCGTCGTGAAGACCATCGGTCCGCAGCTCTCGCGCCTCGCCGGTATCGCGGGCGCCACGGTGCTGGGTAACGGCCAGGTGGTGCTGATCCTCAACCCCGTGCAGCTCGTGCATCGCGAGATGGCTGCGGGCACGATCTCGGTCGTCGCCGCACCGGCGCAGGAAGCGCTCGTCGTGGACCAGCGCTCCGGCTCCGCCCTCGTCATGGTGGTGGACGACTCGCTCACCGTGCGCAAGATCACGGGCCGCATGCTCGCGCGCGAAGGCTACGAGTTCATCACGGCGAAGGATGGCGTCGATGCGCTCCAGCAGCTGCAGGACGTGAAGCCCGACTGCATCCTGCTCGACGTCGAGATGCCGCGCATGGACGGCTTCGAATTCGCGCGCAACGTGCGCGCGGACGCGGAGACGAAGCACATCCCGATCATCATGATCACCTCGCGTACCGCGGACAAGCACCGCAACCACGCGCTGGAGATCGGCGTGAACGAGTACATGGGCAAGCCTTACCAGGAAGACCAGCTCCTGGCGCTCATAAAGCGTTACACGGAAGAGTCGGCCTTCGCGTAG
- a CDS encoding undecaprenyl-diphosphate phosphatase — translation MDFVPAWHALLLGLVEGLTEFLPVSSTGHLIIVSDWLGANDEKGKVFDIVIQLGAILAVCWEYRARFAKAFSGIASDPVQQRFAANLFVAFLPAAIVGLAFQSRIKEHLFNPVSVAIALIVGAFAIFAIEAWYKRHGAPRVTAVDAMTWKDALKVGLAQCLSLIPGTSRSGATIMGGMVFGLSRQAATEFSFFLAVPIMFAASGYQVVKYRALFSAGDLLPFAIGFVVSFVSALVAVKALIRFVASHDFKGFAWYRIVLGVLVLAYFWGQAPH, via the coding sequence ATGGATTTTGTTCCGGCCTGGCACGCGCTCCTCCTCGGGCTCGTCGAGGGACTCACCGAGTTCCTTCCCGTCTCCTCCACCGGTCACCTGATCATCGTCTCCGACTGGCTCGGCGCGAACGACGAGAAGGGCAAGGTGTTCGACATCGTGATCCAGCTTGGCGCCATCCTCGCCGTGTGCTGGGAGTATCGCGCGCGGTTCGCCAAGGCCTTCTCCGGCATCGCCTCCGACCCGGTGCAGCAGCGCTTCGCGGCCAACCTCTTCGTGGCGTTCCTCCCGGCGGCGATCGTCGGCCTCGCGTTCCAGTCGAGGATCAAGGAGCACCTGTTCAACCCGGTGAGCGTGGCGATCGCGCTCATCGTCGGCGCCTTCGCGATCTTCGCGATCGAAGCCTGGTACAAGCGTCACGGCGCCCCGCGCGTCACGGCCGTGGACGCGATGACGTGGAAGGACGCGCTGAAGGTCGGCCTCGCGCAGTGCCTCTCGCTCATCCCCGGGACGTCTCGCTCCGGCGCCACCATCATGGGCGGCATGGTCTTCGGCCTCTCGCGCCAGGCGGCCACCGAGTTCTCGTTCTTCCTCGCCGTGCCGATCATGTTCGCGGCGAGCGGGTATCAAGTGGTGAAGTACCGCGCGCTCTTCAGCGCCGGCGATCTCCTGCCCTTCGCCATCGGCTTCGTGGTGAGCTTCGTCTCCGCGCTCGTCGCGGTGAAGGCGCTGATCCGCTTCGTCGCGAGCCACGACTTCAAGGGCTTCGCGTGGTACCGGATCGTGCTCGGCGTCCTCGTGCTCGCGTATTTCTGGGGGCAGGCGCCGCACTAG
- a CDS encoding aldo/keto reductase has translation MDRRSLLKAAAALGALPALGAAAADAPLTRAVPSSGERIPAIGLGTWITFDVTDAPGRETRAAILRAFFESGGRLVDSSPMYGSSEETIGVGLERIGRPPSLFAATKVWTVGGLAGRRQMERSRTLWKVPRFDLLQVHNFLDWDTHLPTLKAMKADGRLRYVGVTTSHGRRHDLGEELIQRERLDFFQVTYNLADREAEQRLLPLAAERGTAVIINRPFDGGAQFGRMKGKALPGWAAEIGATTWAAVFLKWIVGHPAVTVAIPATSQLPHLKENMAALTGPLPDAALRKRIAAEFDRG, from the coding sequence ATGGATCGACGCTCCCTGCTGAAAGCCGCCGCCGCACTCGGTGCCCTGCCCGCGCTGGGTGCCGCTGCGGCCGACGCACCGCTCACCCGCGCGGTGCCCTCGAGCGGCGAGCGCATCCCCGCGATCGGCCTCGGCACCTGGATTACCTTCGACGTCACGGATGCCCCCGGCCGGGAAACGCGCGCGGCGATCCTGCGCGCGTTCTTCGAGTCGGGCGGGAGGCTCGTCGATTCCTCTCCGATGTATGGGTCGTCGGAGGAGACGATCGGCGTGGGGCTGGAACGCATCGGCCGTCCGCCTTCGCTCTTCGCGGCCACCAAGGTGTGGACCGTGGGCGGCCTCGCCGGCCGCCGCCAGATGGAACGCTCGCGCACCCTGTGGAAGGTGCCGCGCTTCGACCTCCTGCAGGTCCATAACTTCCTCGACTGGGACACGCACCTACCTACGCTGAAGGCGATGAAGGCCGACGGGCGCTTGCGCTACGTCGGCGTCACCACCTCGCACGGCCGGCGCCACGACCTGGGCGAGGAGCTCATCCAGCGCGAGCGCCTCGACTTCTTCCAGGTGACGTACAACCTTGCGGACCGCGAAGCGGAGCAGCGGCTGCTGCCGCTCGCGGCGGAGCGTGGAACGGCCGTGATCATCAATCGCCCGTTCGACGGCGGCGCGCAGTTCGGACGCATGAAGGGCAAGGCGCTGCCGGGCTGGGCCGCGGAGATCGGTGCGACGACGTGGGCCGCGGTGTTCCTGAAGTGGATCGTGGGGCATCCGGCCGTCACGGTCGCCATTCCCGCGACGTCGCAGTTGCCGCACCTGAAGGAGAACATGGCGGCGCTCACGGGGCCGCTGCCGGACGCGGCGCTTCGCAAGCGCATCGCCGCCGAGTTCGACCGCGGTTAA
- a CDS encoding alpha/beta fold hydrolase: MMGRRKFFGVLAATATVVAGGCGTPGTGRGAAMDVATFHARRRFAATPSGDIAYVEQGQGRVALFIHGVPLNGLHWRNVMAELHGVRRCIALDLMGLGYTRIAPGQDVSFVAQAQMVREFIDALGIDQVDLIANDSGGAVAQLFAVDNPKRLRTLTLTNCDVHDNWPPELIKPSILAARNGTLIERYERLIDEPELRYERFARAYADPRVLTDEIYRAYIDPLRATAESRDNFHRYWTSFDNVQTVRIESRLRELHVPTLVVWALDDVFFDVKWAHWLGRTIPGTVKVVALPGAKLFFPEDRPQALLSPLWEFLWSEGRSA, from the coding sequence ATGATGGGCAGGAGGAAATTCTTCGGAGTACTGGCCGCGACGGCCACGGTGGTCGCGGGCGGCTGCGGTACGCCGGGCACGGGACGCGGCGCGGCGATGGACGTCGCAACCTTCCACGCACGCCGCCGCTTCGCCGCCACGCCTTCCGGCGACATCGCCTATGTCGAGCAGGGCCAGGGGCGCGTGGCCCTCTTCATCCACGGCGTGCCCCTGAACGGGCTGCACTGGCGCAATGTGATGGCCGAGCTGCACGGCGTCCGGCGCTGCATCGCGCTCGACCTGATGGGCCTCGGCTACACCCGCATCGCTCCCGGGCAGGACGTGTCGTTCGTGGCCCAGGCGCAGATGGTGCGCGAATTCATCGACGCGCTGGGCATCGACCAGGTGGACCTGATCGCCAACGACAGCGGCGGCGCCGTGGCGCAGCTCTTCGCGGTGGACAACCCGAAGCGCCTGCGCACGCTCACGCTCACCAACTGCGACGTGCACGACAACTGGCCGCCCGAGCTCATCAAGCCGTCGATCCTCGCCGCCCGCAACGGCACGCTGATCGAGCGCTACGAGCGTCTTATAGACGAGCCGGAGCTGCGCTACGAGCGCTTCGCGCGCGCCTACGCCGACCCCCGCGTGCTCACCGACGAGATCTACCGCGCGTATATCGACCCGCTTCGCGCCACGGCCGAGAGCCGCGACAACTTCCATCGCTATTGGACGTCGTTCGACAACGTGCAGACAGTGCGCATCGAATCGCGCCTGCGCGAGCTGCACGTACCTACCCTGGTGGTCTGGGCGCTGGACGACGTCTTCTTCGACGTGAAGTGGGCGCATTGGCTCGGGCGCACGATCCCCGGCACCGTGAAAGTCGTGGCCCTGCCGGGTGCGAAGCTCTTCTTTCCGGAGGACCGGCCGCAGGCGCTGCTCTCGCCGCTGTGGGAGTTCCTGTGGTCCGAGGGCCGCAGCGCCTAG